Genomic window (Syngnathoides biaculeatus isolate LvHL_M chromosome 6, ASM1980259v1, whole genome shotgun sequence):
CCACATGCAACCGCTGCAAGAACTGTTTTAAGCATCCTGTGCAAACATGCCCGCTCAAATTCACACTTCTAGACGGTTTTCACTGACcctaccatgaatgttttttttttttaaatgtacttgttAGTATGTATAATGTAAATATCACAAAATGTCTCATGTATATTGGGATGTAAGATTGAGCCCACATCAATCAATCATATTTAGTGAAAGAGAGGCCTTAAATTTTTCTCAGCAAGTCTGAAATTTGGCTAACAACTCTTATGTTGGACTGCATTGTACTTCAAGCTATTCCTAATACTTTGTCTCTCAACATTGTTTTCAATGTATTGCCCCAATAATAACCATCTTGTCGAATGAATAGTTCTCGGACTGTGTCCAACAAAGCCATGATTCtaagtctttttttgtgtttcttttcaatttattatcattctttttttattgtatttttttatttgcattggaCAAATGTGCCTTCTGAGTTACTTCTTGTTGGCTGTGCTGTGCAGCTATGAAGGCACTGGCCGTTCCCTCTCCCTCAAGCTGATTCAGCAGTTGAGACAGCAGAGCGCACAGAGCCAACAGAACATGTCAGCCGAGAACAGGAGCGTCAGCACAGCCAGGCTAGCAGCGGGTATGAGCTGTACCGTACGCTACGGCAGCCATTTTAATGTTCTCATTCTAGCGTGTGTCTGACTTGTCTCTTGGCTCCCTGTCCAGCTCGCAGCCTCCACGAAGTAAGCCTGCACGAGTCCATTCGGTACGCAGCGGGTGATGCGGTGGAGAAGTGGCTCAATGAGCTGCTCTGCCTGGACTGCCTAAATATTCCTAGACTCATCTCTGGTTGTCCTCTTCCGCAAAACTGTGACCTGTATCCTTATTGAAAGAAGTGCTCATTTATGGGTCTCATTTATTGCGCATTTATAGGCAGTTCCACATGCCGACTGTCAAAAACCTGTCGCTTTGTGAGATTTAGATACTTAATTGATTGAGATGGAATGACCGTTGTAAACTTGACAACCCGAGTTTAGATATTATGTGAACCGAGACACATTGTTTTGCTACCACAAGGCATCCGAAGCCTTCCTGCAGAGGCTGATGGCCCTCTACGTGGCGTCCCACTACAAGGTGAGACCTTAAGCTGCTTCTGGTTCTtaatttcttcttctgttcACTTGCTGACTCAACATGTTCCGCCTGCAGAATTCCCCCAACGACTTGCAGATGTTGTCTGACGCGCCGGCCCATCACCTCTTCTGTCTTCTCCCGCCCGTTCCCCCCACGCAGAACTCGCTGCCCGAAGTCCTCGCTGTGGTGCAGGTAGGACTTTGAGAACACACGGAAAGGGACCAGAGCAGCATGTCATGTGTGCACCGTTCCAAGGAAACGGTCGTATGTTTATCATCATGATGTGGCTCGTGTTTAGGATTACTCGTACTACATTATTCTAGACCTTGGGTGCTAATCCTTatcattttgtgtgtttatgttaGCAGAAGTTTGTTGACTGTGTGCCTTGTTTAGTTGTCACATTCATGGTTACTTTTATGTTGCACTGTGTTTTTATGAAACTATCTTTAAGTTGTTTGTGATATCGTGAGCTCCAGGGTCCAACAGGGCACCTTGGAAACTCAAGACTACAGCAATCCCTGAGTAACGGTGCCACTGCACAATTGTGTCTTATTGTTAGTTAATTATGTGCATAGTATTGTATTTTTAGGTTTGGTGTGCGGTATTGTTGTTTACCAGATTGTTGTGCTCTTTGATTTTGTGTCATTCTATCACTCCAGTAGAAATGGAACTCCTTACCTATccacttaaaaaatattttcacacgcACGTCACTCAACATCTCCTTGCGTGATTTACTCTGTGGGAATTTGCAGGTGTGTCTGGAGGGCGAAATATCCCGACAGTCTGTCCTCAACAGCCTTTCTAGAGGGAGGAAAGCCTCAGGTGACCTCATTCCATGGACTGTCTCAGAACAGGTGCTCAGAAACCGGATCataaagttgtctttttttttggggggaattccTGCACATTAAAAGAGCACAATGAGCGCCCATTGATCCTTTTGCCTACAGTTCCAAGATCCTGACTTTGGTAGCCTGTCTGGAGGCCGAGTGGTGCGGATTGCTGTAAATCCAGACTATCAAGGGGTAAGACAATAGATTGTCTGACGATaaattgaaatatcacacaggcAAATGTATTCAGGCTATTTGCTGAGTATTTAGTAAAAGAACCCTTTTGCGCTAATACAGCCAAGGTCATTTTGGGAATGACGGAACAAGTTTTTCCACACCTAGATTGTTGCAAGTTagttatgccaccaaataatAGGTTATttactttaaattaatttaatcacgtctgtcccaatacttttgctcactggaaaagtgggtggcttcaaacaaaaggtgctctgtcctgagtctggTGTTAGTTTTGTTGAGGCAATTCTCCGAACACGTGAGGTGTTCATCACTCAGCAGGGGTCGCTCGGATGTTTTCATGGTGGTTATCACAATAAAGGTCTGACAAGAACCACCAGCATCCTCTTTGCCATCTACCAGATTTTGGGAGactggacaagccaaaaggaaaataacaaCAGGTCAGGTTAATTAAAGCCCAAATTAGAGATGTGTCACGACGGTTCTTTCAGGGCCAATTCCGACTAATAGTCATCAAAGCACCGTGTAACTGGTATATCGGTATCATTGTTTTGAAAACTACAAACCCTCACGCTTAACTCTATTTTGTTGAACAACTTCTCAGATTTGCACCatgttgttcatttatttattttgggcgtcatatttgttttaaaatgttaacaaaaaGTGTGGGGAGTGCCCTCGTTCAGCAGCGCGTTAAATGAAAACTCAACAAATAAATAGCCTCCTAAAGTTTTCTACAGTAAATGACTTTACCGTaacagcctacaagccgcgacctttttcacacgctttcaaccctgcggtttatgcggcgatgcgccGCTAGCCTTaccgcacctggttgtaagcctcggtAGACAGACAATGCTAATGCTCCGAGtatgtaccgaggcttataatcaggtgccgggaattacggtaaatatcaCTAAATGTTAATCCCTCGTTTGTGTTTAAATTCAAATAAGAACATTCTGGTGCAGAAGGGCCCCGTCAAACTCCCAACATTAGTGGCCTAACCaatgaaaacagacaaaagtcTTCCGAGAAGAGTAGAAGCTGTTCTCATGGTGTTCTCACACTTAAATTCGTGCAGTTTAAGCAACCATAGATCTTGTGTGTTCACCAGATGGGCTATGGGTCCCGAGTGCTCCAGTTGCTCCAGATGTACTATGAGGGCAAGTTCCCCACCATGGATGAGACCACAGACCCCCAGCACAAAGAAATCACTACAGTCAGCAGTGAGGTATAAAAAGCACTAACTTTACTAACTTTGGGTCATATATGGGTGGAATGTTTCTGGTAATTTTCCATGGGAAGTTCATCTTGGGACTATGTCAAATTGGAAACGCTGTAAATAGATGGGATCTAATGGGAAGTCACTGGACTTGAGGGTCATGTAATGGTAAAAGTTATAATTTTCAAGCATAAAGATAGACATTTGGTTTTGTCATTAGCAGACCTCCTGGAAAATAGAAAGTTCTCCTTGCCCAGATGCGGGGGCATTAAAATACCTTTCATTTCGGAAAGCTTCCAAGTATGAAAATTGACAGGATTTTGCAACACTTtgactgtaattaaaaaatgataataataaaataacgaCTCATAAATGGCATGGATGTGGTCTCAGGCTGTCACGTTACTGGAGGAGGTGGTGACGCCTCGCAAGGAGCTCCCACCACTGCTGCTGAAGCTGAGCGAGAGGAGAGCAGAGCGACTGGACTATCTCGGGGTTTCTTACGGACTCACACCTCAGCTATTGAAGTGAGAACCCTTCATTTTGAAAGAAGCACAGCAAAGTCAATAGAGACGTTCTtaaatgaaatgtctttttttttttttttttttttttttattggcagatTCTGGAAGAAAGCAGGTTATACGCCAGTCTACTTGAGGCAGACACCTGTAAGTATGGAAAGCTAGTCTCTATTTACAGGTGGAGGAAATGCCCATGGTACTAAATTTGATCACAATAATTAAGTCTCCAATTTTTGTGATTATTGACTACAGTAAGAGAGATGATGTTCTGAATTTAATGAAGTTGATCATAAAGACATCTCATTCATACTAAAGTATTGGGACCTAAGCAGTCGGACACCGTGCCATGAATAAAGtcatatttatgtgtgtgtgagtgactAACTGACATGATGTATTAGAAGGTTGTTTGAATAATTAGGTATGTTGAGTTTGCATTTGGTCTGTGTGTCGGAAGAATGACCTGACCGGAGAGCACTCATGCGTGATGGTGAAAGAGCTGATCAGTGAAGAGGAGCAGAGCCAGTGGTTGTCTGCATTTTGGAAAGGTCAACGTTCATCCCCTTTTTGTCACCTTCATCTTATTTAATATCCCCGCTGAGCCTTCTTGCGTGGTTCAGATTTCCGCAGGCGCTTCATGTCCCTGCTCTCCTACCAGTTCGGCAGCTTCACCCCGAGCCTGGCGCTCAGCATCCTGCAGAACAAGAGCACCAAGGAGGCCATGAGCAGTAGGTCGACACGTGAGCTCTTCGCGGTGTCCTCTCTGAGCTCACTCGTCTCCTCCCGCTTTTCGCAGCTCTGTGCGCCTCGGAGCTGGCGGTCCACTTCAGCCCGTACGACCTCAGGCGTCTGGAGTTGTACTCGCGCAGCATGGTGGACTACCACCTCATCATGGACCTGGTCCCAACCGTGGGGCGCTTGTTCTTCCTCAAACAGCTGGGTGACGTCTCTCTGTCAGCGGCGCAGTGTGTAAGTCGCCTCCTCACATTGTCAAGAACACAAATGTGCGCTTCACTATTGACACactaattttcctttttttttttttcttccccctcgtGGAACCTTTCCCCAGCTATATGGTGAAAATTGTAATTCTCACATTTTGTGTTCTCTCTGAAACGCCATAAAATGCCACCGAAGCTGTCTAAATAGGAAAGCTTTAAGGGAGGGcagtggtacctcgacttaGGCATCTTGGGGGTTACAAACCGTCGCCTGGCTGATTAATATAGGGAAAAATGTCTGATTCATAGAAATTTCATCATGGGGTTTAAAATGGCTTTTGCACctcataaaacaaagaaaattcatGTGCCAAGTTTCACGCTGTGCGTATATTTTAGTTTGTTGGGAGAGCTAGGGAGCGATCCTGACATTGAATAGTGAAATAGTTTGATTAAATGATAATGTTCTAACCACCTGtaatcaatgttccctctaatttttttacgtgtctgagcaaacacacgaagcccgtgagcgctccttttgaccactgctAGCAACAACAGACGTATGGAcagtggtcaatcagtgtcatccattgaagtcacGTGGCTCATTAAAAAGGTTCacattacattcccatcagaacatttttaagaaaaattttgtgtttttgcaaacctacattgaaaatgtcaacaaacaaaaaaaaagagaaaaataaatataagttacaataaacaaatacataccaagccaactatgaactataaatttgaaatgtcgcttccaactttgtttcattttttttttaacccacaatgatatccctgtctgtttttcttggtgtgaaactgaattattgcttgcagaatatctttcgcaatgcatgttaaaagcataatgatgctcccaaacagttttagggttaatgttatgttgcatcctatatttaaaatacagaattatctatttatgcactgtatcgtctgtgctttcgtcctcgatcaggctgtgccaaggtggaattttaacattagacaccatctcatcctgcactttctactttggcttcagaccagacctattttactcaaaaaaaaaaaaagaaactctcgtccagtttcaccacttttttttttcaattattcacacaCCCGGTGTTGTCCGGTAAACtcggaagtagagtgtgtgggcccttgtgtggccgagcagcagctctgtGTGAGAGGCAGCGtgctgcagtttaaaaaaaaaaaagtcaggctgcaGTTAACTCCGCTGTATGTTTTCCTCTTATGTGCCGTACAAGGATGAGAGAGCCGTTTTATGTTTGCACAGAGTGTTCCTTCAATGTGGACAATGACAGCCGTTAGCCATTTGAGTGCATCTGTGACCGACCAGCTTCCATAACATGACAAAATGTTATCTGTACTCTGGTGGCGCGTCACAAAAATAAGTACATTGAGAAGTTAACTTCCTCCTTAGCCTCTGTAGCAATTAGGCACTGACTTGCTATTAAGTCAGTTGTCAGTTACAGGACCTCAACAAGATGCATTAATGAAGCGTGTTAACAACAGCAGGTGGGACAATATCATATTCAGATGATTGATAAATAACGCAgtgttgactttttgttttttttatcctaaCAAATTGGACACACTTTAGGTCAATACAAGACAATGGATATCATAAGCactgtaaaaaagaaaaccaaaataaaccACAAAACTGTTCTCCCACACACTGTAATGTAAATGGTATTTTGACACCTagataaaagcaaaaaatgtaaaacttttttaCCCCATCTATAAACTAAATATGGGTTGGTGGGTGGGGTCAACAATCATCCCGTTTTCGTCACGTAGGGTTCCTGTTTTGCAGGCAATTCTGCTGGGCCTCGGACTGCAGCACAAAacggtggagcagttggaaAAGGAGTTGGACCTTCCGAGCTCGCAACTCATGGGCCTCTTCAACCGCCTCGTGCGCAAATTTGTGCAAGTAAGTTCACCAGCATCACAGGCGAGATACTTGAAACTTAGTTTATTATCATGGAAAGCAGAAGTTATTTCGGTAGGTCAATTCGGTACACATTTTATAACGTTGAACAGCGaaatatatatacgtatatatttaGAGTtcactttattttaaattttttgaggACCACTTGTTTGTTGTAGGTTTTTACCAGTATCCAAGAAAAGGCCATTGAAGCAGAGATGGCAACAACTAAAGATGTCACCATGGAACCAACCGCCCGAAGCCTTCACGAAGATTTGGTAAGtttcatttgtatttcatgCAAATGTCTcacaaatattataatatttaccATGTAGCAAGTCAGAAAGCGCTGTGATTGGTCAGTAACCTACCTATGTACTTGTTGACAACTGCACGGTGTGCGACCAGAACGAATAGTAAACCTAAAAATCTACTTAACATCTAGTACTTTACCAGTAGAACTAGTGTCATGCAGATGTCAACTAGTTGACAACCGCGCACATTACTATTATTTCCAAAAGTGAAAATAGGTGCCTCTTTTGTCAGAACGAGGCAGCAAAGGAGTTTGAGGAGAAACACAAGCGGGATAAAGAGAAAGTGATGGAACTTGACTTAGAGGAGTAAGTATGGCACATCTCAGCCCATGTGAGAAATAACAAGAGAGACGTGAGCTAAAACCTGCCTTTCCAGGTACAAAATCCGCGGACGTGATGAGGAATGGAATGAGGTGCTGAAGAAAGCTGGGAACACGGCGATGGTCAGCATTAAAAGGTGCAGTAAAGAGTAACACTGTGTGTCCTGTAAAGAGGCTTAAATGACACGATTGATAATCGCCGTAGCAACATCAATGCATGCAGTGGGATTTCTTTACATCAGATTATTTGCAAACGCCAGTGCACTGTAAAAACCCATATTGAATAGATACCTCGCCAACGTGACATCCAAGTAGTGAGGCCCGTTAATTTTTAGGTTTTACGTCCCAGCCCTCCATGAGATATTAATCGATGATACAGAgagatctttaaaaaaagattatacTATAAAagttgcgattggctggtgattaGTTCAGGCTCTACCCCGCCTCtcccccgaagatagctgacCCACGGTGCAGAAGATTGATGGCTGGATTGACACTCCCACACACTCGCTTTTCTCCTGTctgctttaaaacaaaaacacctgcTATAAAACAAATTCTCactaaaatctgcaaataattaaTGGCTACAGAGGACCACTTGTCTAAATGAAATTCACCTGATTTAGACATAAGTATGTACTTCTGGGTACCAAggggccacaagatggcagcaaagcacttgTTTTGTCTGAATGAAGGGACTCAATGTTGTTCCTTAGCACCAACATGACACAAAAGGGTGATAAAGCACAAtttgtctaaatgaaactcctcaactcactagCACAGTTCCCTGACACCCAGACGGCACAAGATGGGTCTCAATTAAGCTCCACAATTCACATCAACACTGTATCTTGGCAACAAGATGCCACAACATGTTATACTTTGTTGTTTGGACCTTGGCACAAAAACCCGTGAATCCTACATGAATTTTTCAATGAAGACAGGATGATCAGTTCCAAAATAAAATAGTGAATGCCGAACTGCAAATATGCCGGTATTCCTAGAAAGCCAAACTATGAAATCGATAAGATGTGCAAAATCATAGGCTCTCCGGTCAGGGGTGTGGAATGCTGACAAGACTGAGTGAACTAATGCGGAAGTTTAaatcagtgggggggggggagaagaatcAGCCAAGGCCATATAAAAGCTAcataacatttcatatttttattaaagTTGATATCTGTGTTGTCGCTGCCTGTGGAGTTGTCTCCATGCAATTCGGTCTGCTCTTGAAGATTGTTTCAGTAGGAACGCAGTCATATCGGATATTCGTCATTTGAAATGTGGttccggtttaaaaaaaaaaaaaactgatccaAGCATGAATGCAGTAACAGGCACTTGTGAGCTCCCCGTACCCTaatgcatgttgttgttttcaatcCATTCCCACCAGTGACAAGAAGAGGAAACTTGACGCAGGAAATGCTGCAGCAAGTAATGGAGGTTTGCAACTcgaaaagcagaagaagaagaagaagaaggacatGCAGCATGGAAAGTTCAAGAAGGACAAACACGgcaaatttggaaaaaagatGGTTAAGTGAATGTGAGCTCCAGTTACTTTTTTGTCATGGACAacagaatgctttttttttttttttttttttaaatcacaataatttgtgccaaatatatatgtatacaaatATAGAAACAAGTCTACAGTgtcttttgtttaaaattgtGCACCTCAGCGCAAGAGtgtcaaacaaaacagtttcgagtgttttcattttttgtaatgTTACGATCGCTACAAagtttgatgtaaaaaaaataaaaagttagtTTTCCCTTTTGGATTAAATGAGGTAAGTGGTTGGACGACGCTAGGCTATCGGTGTCATTTGAGCACGCGGGGCTCTAACTGAGTCCACTTTTGCTTGAGCTGCTGCTTCACGTCGTCCGCCGCAAATATGAAGTCGATGGCTTGCCGGGAGAGGGTCCACACGGCCTCGCGACCCAGGCCGAACGTGGACGCCGCCAGCTGGTATTCCTGAGACAAGTCGGTACTGAACACGCCTTTATCGTCAGTCTGCAggatgacaaatggaaaaaaaaaataaacgtatatgaaattatttgacatttgttttaatattaatttcctaggaaaatctaattttaatattacacCGGCTACTTGTGCATCAGAGTCCCCTTACAACCGTGTCTTAGTGCGGTGTGTACACTCACAGCCAACAAGTCATCAGTTGGACTTATTTTGattaacaaaacattaaaaaaaatgtggcgttTCCACCTTTGCGTGACGTGCGCACACTCGTGGCTGACAATGAGGCGCTCTACAATGGCCAAACTGCCAGCAGGGAAGTTGCATTTTCGGGCCACAGGAAGGTAATAGTTAACTTACTTTCAAAATTGTGCCAGATAACAGAACAGGTCAAATGTAGCTTGTTTCAAAGAGGTCAGAACTTACACAGATGATGCTTGGGTGGCCCATCTGGTACCAGTACTTAAAGTGATGCTGGGAGTAACACGGCACAGTTTGTCCTTTGACGTTCGATGTCAAGCAAAGCTCTGGCGTGGGAGAAAagaggaaatgaaatgaaatgacgtGAAACTCTCACCGACTTAAAAATTGAAGCATGAAACGCTGTGGTGAAATCTGGGCGTGCTTACAGGAACACAAAGCTGGGGTGCTTGCAAGTAAGTAAGTAGTAAGTACTCACCACAGGAAGTTTTTAAATTTCAGAATGGATTGTTCACAAATCTGCTTTGATCGTCATCTAAATCACAAGCACTAAAGTGCTGCGGCATGGCCTCGCGAGAGATATACACACGGGACATCGCAGGAGTCTCGTAGAAGTGCAACAGTTTTGTCAGGAGCAATGGTCCAAAATTAATCCCGATTGTTGGCATGGTGTTCATACTTGTGtgtaattgtttgaaaaaatgaatcatgtcacagtcgctcacatttgaaaaatgtatgggtgtggtcagtcatgcc
Coding sequences:
- the nat10 gene encoding RNA cytidine acetyltransferase isoform X1, which translates into the protein MKKMATVRKKVDNRIRVQIENGVAQHHRTMFVVVGDRGRDQVVILHHMLSKASVRARPSVLWCYKKELGFSSNRKKRMKQLQKKIKTGTLNLNQDDPFELFVAATNIRYCYYNETHKILGNTFGMCVLQDFEALTPNLLARTIETVEGGGIVVILLRTVNSLKQLYTMTMDVHARYRTEAHQDVIGRFNERFILSLASCKNCVVIDDQLNILPISSHMANIKPVPPKTQEEGLSPKEQELKDLKETLQDTQPVGVLVDNCKTMDQAKAVLKFIEAISEKTLRSTVALTAARGRGKSAALGLAVAGAVAFGYSNIFVTSPSPDNLHTMFEFIFKGFDALQYQEHLDYEIIQSLNPEFNKAVVRVNIYKEHRQTIQYIHPGDAVKLGQAELLVMDEAAAIPLPLVKNLLGPYLVFMASTINGYEGTGRSLSLKLIQQLRQQSAQSQQNMSAENRSVSTARLAAARSLHEVSLHESIRYAAGDAVEKWLNELLCLDCLNIPRLISGCPLPQNCDLYYVNRDTLFCYHKASEAFLQRLMALYVASHYKNSPNDLQMLSDAPAHHLFCLLPPVPPTQNSLPEVLAVVQVCLEGEISRQSVLNSLSRGRKASGDLIPWTVSEQFQDPDFGSLSGGRVVRIAVNPDYQGMGYGSRVLQLLQMYYEGKFPTMDETTDPQHKEITTVSSEAVTLLEEVVTPRKELPPLLLKLSERRAERLDYLGVSYGLTPQLLKFWKKAGYTPVYLRQTPNDLTGEHSCVMVKELISEEEQSQWLSAFWKDFRRRFMSLLSYQFGSFTPSLALSILQNKSTKEAMSTLCASELAVHFSPYDLRRLELYSRSMVDYHLIMDLVPTVGRLFFLKQLGDVSLSAAQCAILLGLGLQHKTVEQLEKELDLPSSQLMGLFNRLVRKFVQVFTSIQEKAIEAEMATTKDVTMEPTARSLHEDLNEAAKEFEEKHKRDKEKVMELDLEEYKIRGRDEEWNEVLKKAGNTAMVSIKSDKKRKLDAGNAAASNGGLQLEKQKKKKKKDMQHGKFKKDKHGKFGKKMVK
- the nat10 gene encoding RNA cytidine acetyltransferase isoform X2 — encoded protein: MATVRKKVDNRIRVQIENGVAQHHRTMFVVVGDRGRDQVVILHHMLSKASVRARPSVLWCYKKELGFSSNRKKRMKQLQKKIKTGTLNLNQDDPFELFVAATNIRYCYYNETHKILGNTFGMCVLQDFEALTPNLLARTIETVEGGGIVVILLRTVNSLKQLYTMTMDVHARYRTEAHQDVIGRFNERFILSLASCKNCVVIDDQLNILPISSHMANIKPVPPKTQEEGLSPKEQELKDLKETLQDTQPVGVLVDNCKTMDQAKAVLKFIEAISEKTLRSTVALTAARGRGKSAALGLAVAGAVAFGYSNIFVTSPSPDNLHTMFEFIFKGFDALQYQEHLDYEIIQSLNPEFNKAVVRVNIYKEHRQTIQYIHPGDAVKLGQAELLVMDEAAAIPLPLVKNLLGPYLVFMASTINGYEGTGRSLSLKLIQQLRQQSAQSQQNMSAENRSVSTARLAAARSLHEVSLHESIRYAAGDAVEKWLNELLCLDCLNIPRLISGCPLPQNCDLYYVNRDTLFCYHKASEAFLQRLMALYVASHYKNSPNDLQMLSDAPAHHLFCLLPPVPPTQNSLPEVLAVVQVCLEGEISRQSVLNSLSRGRKASGDLIPWTVSEQFQDPDFGSLSGGRVVRIAVNPDYQGMGYGSRVLQLLQMYYEGKFPTMDETTDPQHKEITTVSSEAVTLLEEVVTPRKELPPLLLKLSERRAERLDYLGVSYGLTPQLLKFWKKAGYTPVYLRQTPNDLTGEHSCVMVKELISEEEQSQWLSAFWKDFRRRFMSLLSYQFGSFTPSLALSILQNKSTKEAMSTLCASELAVHFSPYDLRRLELYSRSMVDYHLIMDLVPTVGRLFFLKQLGDVSLSAAQCAILLGLGLQHKTVEQLEKELDLPSSQLMGLFNRLVRKFVQVFTSIQEKAIEAEMATTKDVTMEPTARSLHEDLNEAAKEFEEKHKRDKEKVMELDLEEYKIRGRDEEWNEVLKKAGNTAMVSIKSDKKRKLDAGNAAASNGGLQLEKQKKKKKKDMQHGKFKKDKHGKFGKKMVK